One window of the Vigna radiata var. radiata cultivar VC1973A chromosome 1, Vradiata_ver6, whole genome shotgun sequence genome contains the following:
- the LOC106761272 gene encoding receptor like protein 30-like gives MSAYFLKSFCLLLLLSLLTSGISVTLNNSSESSEAKCIEKERQALLSFKQSLIDSHGMLSTWTNHHNNTDCCKWKGIHCNHQTGHVQLLDLHGNFDERPYLRDAINVTPLIHLQYLEYLDLSHNYFFGIYIPDFMGFTNLRYLSLSHSYFTGRIPSKLGDLSQLRYLNLRYNYLWGEVPVQIGNLKQLQYLDLGGFYLSRRIPFQIGSLKKLQYLSIGCNYGEITRHNILNSLSGAIPFQIGNLPLLHTLRLGGNFDIKAKDAKWLSSLHSLTVLDLTSLHNLSSSPQWLQTISKIIPNLTELRLADCNLLDNDIQSLFQSHSSNNSLSLALLDLSSNMLTSSSLQLLFNFSLNLQELYLPHNYISLSPSLCLNFPSLTILDLSYGDLASSTVLGNFSISSKLQELHLQSSGLIDSSFLISSTSIRNSLSSLLHIDLSNNMLRSYSIFHWLSNFTTNLRTLHLDSNFLEGSIPDEFGKSTNSLEYLLLSNNKLQGKVPSFFGRMCRLQVLDLSYNKLNGEFPSFIQNSSWCSRPIFRELELSYNQIIGKIPESITLLSELEILYLDGNSLEGDVTESHLSKFSKLYFLSLSYNSLSLKFASTWIPPFRLNYLFLASCKLGKTFPNWLQTQSSLIVLDISDNGISDFVPEWFWNKLQTIYVLNMSHNNLIGSIPNMQLMLLYRPSINLNSNKFEGEVPFFLLQASELLVSSNNFSDLFSFLCGNVTATNLATLDLSNNQIKGQLPDCWNSVDRLLFLDLSNNELTGKIPMSMGSLVKLEALVLRNNSLMGELPSSLKNCNNLIMLDVSENMLSGPISSWVGESMQQLIILIMRGNHFSGNLTLPLCYLKHIQLFDLSRNNLSGGIPTCLNNFTALAGNNINQTETKNHVHWYNNTYHEIYSISSQSYTFRITWMWKGVERNFANPELTLHSIDLSCNNLTGTMPREIIYLLGLVSLNLSRNSFSGEIPSEIGNLRSLESLDLSRNQFHGRIPSSISQMDFLEKLDLSHNSLFGRIPLGRHMDTFDASCFEGNIDLCGEQLNKSCARDETSVKSQQAAVHGEDFIFYEALYMSLGIGYFTGFWGLLGPLLLWQPWRIAYLRFLNRLID, from the coding sequence ATGAGTGCTTATTTTCTCAAATCATTTTGTCTTCTTCTCCTACTTTCATTGCTTACTTCAGGAATTAGTGTAACATTGAATAACTCAAGCGAAAGTAGTGAAGCAAAGTGCATAGAGAAGGAGAGGCAAGCACTCCTCAGCTTCAAACAGAGCCTAATAGATAGTCATGGCATGTTGTCGACTTGGACCAACCATCACAATAATACAGATTGCTGCAAATGGAAAGGCATTCACTGCAACCATCAAACTGGTCATGTACAACTACTTGATCTTCATGGAAACTTCGACGAAAGACCGTATTTGAGAGATGCAATCAATGTCACTCCATTGATCCACTTGCAATATCTTGAATATCTAGATCTCAgccataattatttttttgggaTTTACATCCCAGACTTCATGGGCTTCACCAACCTAAGATATCTCAGTCTCTCTCATTCTTACTTTACGGGTAGGATTCCTTCCAAACTTGGTGATCTTTCACAATTACGCTATCTAAATCTTAGGTACAATTATCTTTGGGGAGAAGTTCCTGTACAGATTGGAAATCTCAAACAGTTACAGTATCTCGATCTTGGAGGATTTTATCTTTCCAGAAGAATCCCATTTCAAATTGGAAGTCTCAAAAAGCTACAATATCTCAGTATCGGATGTAATTATGGAGAGATTACAAGgcacaatattttaaattctctttCCGGAGCGATCCCTTTTCAAATTGGGAATCTTCCATTGTTGCATACTCTTCGGCTGGGTGgcaattttgatataaaagctAAGGATGCAAAGTGGTTGTCTTCTCTCCATTCCTTAACCGTTCTTGACCTCACTTCATTACATAACCTTAGCTCCTCTCCGCAGTGGCTACAAACTATTAGTAAGATCATTCCAAATTTAACAGAGTTGAGGCTAGCTGACTGTAATCTTTTAGACAATGATATTCAATCTTTGTTTCAGTCGCATTCTTCCAACAACTCACTTTCTCTTGCTCTCCTAGACCTCTCTTCTAATATGTTGACATCATCATCACTTCAACTCTTGTTTAACTTTAGCCTTAATCTTCAAGAGCTTTATCTTCctcataattatatttctttgtcACCTTCTCTGTGTCTAAATTTTCCATCTCTTACAATCCTTGACCTCTCTTATGGTGATCTAGCGTCATCAACTGTTCTAGGTAATTTTAGTATCAGCTCCAAACTGCAAGAGCTTCATCTACAAAGCAGCGGTCTCATAGATAGCAGTTTCCTTATTTCATCTACTTCCATAAGGAATTCTTTGTCCTCTCTTCTCCACATTGATCTCTCCAACAACATGTTAAGATCATACTCTATATTTCACTGGCTTTCTAATTTCACTACCAATCTTCGTACACTTCACCTTGATTCTAATTTCTTGGAAGGTTCCATTCCAGATGAATTTGGGAAATCCACGAACTCTCTTGAATATCTTTTGCTCTCTAATAACAAACTACAAGGAAAGGTTCCATCTTTCTTTGGTAGGATGTGCAGGTTACAAGTATTAGACCTCTCATATAACAAGTTGAATGGTGAATTTCCGAGCTTCATTCAAAATTCTTCATGGTGCAGTAGACCCATATTTAGGGAATTGGAGTTATCTTATAACCAAATTATTGGCAAGATACCCGAGAGCATCACACTACTATCTGAGTTGGAGATTCTATATTTAGATGGGAATTCTTTAGAAGGTGATGTCACTGAATCTCATCTttctaaattttccaaattatatttcttatcaCTGTCATACAATTCGTTGTCTCTAAAATTTGCCTCTACTTGGATTCCTCCTTTTcgattaaattatttgtttctaGCCTCTTGCAAGCTAGGAAAGACTTTTCCAAACTGGCTCCAAACTCAAAGTTCGTTAATCGTTCTTGATATATCTGATAATGGCATAAGTGATTTCGTGCCAGAATGGTTTTGGAATAAGTTGCAGACTATATACGTGTTGAATATGTCTCACAATAATCTCATTGGTTCaattcctaatatgcaattgATGCTTCTTTACAGAccatcaataaatttaaattcaaataaatttgagGGAGAAGTTCCATTCTTTTTGCTACAAGCTTCCGAGTTGTTAGtctcttcaaataatttttcagatttattttcattcttatgtGGAAACGTCACAGCTACAAACTTGGCCACTTTAGatttatcaaataatcaaataaaggGGCAACTTCCAGATTGTTGGAATTCTGTAGATCGATTATTGTTTCTTGATTTAAGTAACAACGAATTGACAGGAAAGATTCCTATGTCCATGGGCAGCCTTGTTAAATTGGAAGCTTTGGTTTTACGAAACAATAGTTTAATGGGTGAATTGCCTTCCTCTTTGAAGAATTGCAACAACTTAATTATGCTGGATGTGAGTGAGAATATGTTGTCTGGTCCAATATCATCATGGGTTGGAGAAAGCATGCAGCAACTGATAATCTTGATCATGCGAGGGAATCACTTCTCTGGAAATCTTACCCTTCCTCTATGTTATTTGAAACATATTCAATTGTTTGATCTTTCAAGAAATAACTTATCAGGAGGAATTCCAACTTGCCTAAATAATTTTACTGCATTGGCTGGAAACAACATCAACCAAACGGAAACTAAGAATCATGTGCATTGGTACAATAATACTTACCATGAAATTTATAGCATTTCCAGTCAAAGTTATACGTTTCGCATAACATGGATGTGGAAAGGTGTGGAGCGCAACTTCGCAAATCCCGAATTGACTCTTCATAGCATTGATCTCTCGTGTAACAATTTAACAGGTACAATGCCCagagaaattatatatttgctCGGATTAGTTTCTTTGAATTTATCAAGAAACAGTTTTAGCGGAGAAATTCCTTCTGAGATTGGAAATTTACGTTCACTTGAATCCCTTGACTTATCAAGAAATCAATTCCATGGGAGAATTCCTTCTTCTATTTCTCAAATGGATTTTCTGGAAAAATTAGACTTGTCACACAACTCTCTTTTTGGAAGAATTCCATTGGGAAGACACATGGATACATTTGATGCCTCTTGTTTTGAAGGAAATATTGATCTTTGTGGTGAACAACTTAACAAGAGTTGTGCTAGAGATGAGACATCAGTAAAGTCTCAACAGGCAGCAGTACATGGAgaagattttattttctatgaGGCATTATACATGAGCTTGGGGATAGGATATTTCACAGGCTTTTGGGGCTTATTAGGACCATTGCTACTTTGGCAACCATGGAGAATTGCTTACTTGAGATTCTTAAACAGACTGATAGACTAG
- the LOC106761279 gene encoding LRR receptor-like serine/threonine-protein kinase GSO1, with product MSAYFLKSFYLLLLLSLLTSGISVTLKNSSESGEAKCIERERQALLSFKKSLIDDFGMLSTWTNNTDCCKWKRIQCNSHTAHVQLLDLHGNHSYTPFLRGAINITSLIHLQYIEHLDLSNNLFFGIGIPDFMGLANLRYLGLSNSDFAGRIPSKIGNLSQLRYLNLRDNYLWGQIPIQIGNLKLLQYLDLGGFFLSGKIPSQIGNLSKLLYLSLGCNYGRNMGHNVSNSLSGAIPFHIGNLPFLRTLRLGGNFDIKAKDAQWLSSLHSLTVLELTSLHNLGSSRQWLQTISKILQNLTELRLVECNLLDNDIQSLFQSHSSNNSLSLTLLDFSSNMLTSSSLQLLFNFSLNLQELYLPHNYISLSPLCLNFPSLTILDLSYGDLASSTVLGNFNISSKLQELHLQSNGLIDSSFLISSTSIRNSLSSLLHIDLSNNLLRSYPIFHWLSNFTTNLRTLHLDFNFLEGSLPDEFGKSMNSLEYLFLSNNKLQGNVPSFFGNMCQLQVLDLSYNKLNGEFPNFIQNSSWCSRPIFRDLELSYNQITGKIPERITLLSELETLLLDGNSLEGDVTESHLSNFSKLYLLSLSYNSLSLKFDSSWIPPFRLTYLALASCKLGKAFPNWLQTQSSLIYLDISDSGISDSVPEWFWNKLQTIYVLNMAQNNIIGSIPDMQLKLPSRPSINLNSNKFEGKVPLFFLQASELLLSSNNFSDLFSFLCGNVTAANLATLDLSDNQIKGQLPDCWKSVDRLLFLDLSNNELTGKVPISMGNLVTLEALVLRNNSLMGELPSSLKNCNKLIMLDVSENMLSGPIPSWVGESMQQLIILIMRGNHFSGNLTLPLCYLKRIQLFDLSINNLSGGIPTCLNNFTALSASNINKTETENRVHWYNNTYYEIYSISGYSYYTLHITWMWKGAGRNFANPELTLCSIDLSCNNLTGKMPREITYMLGLVSLNLSRNNLSGEILSDIGNLSLLESLDLSRNQFCGRIPSSLSQMNFLQNLDLSHNSLSGRIPLGRHMDTFDASCFEGNIDLCGEQLNMSCAGYQTSVKSQEATVHGEDFVFYEALYMSSGIGYFTGFWGLLGPLLLSQPWRIAYLRFLNRLIDYLFLMVEVNIAKFQN from the coding sequence ATGAGTGCTTATTTTCTCaaatcattttatcttcttctcCTACTTTCATTGCTTACTTCAGGAATTAGTGTCACATTGAAGAACTCAAGCGAAAGTGGTGAAGCAAAGTGCATAGAGAGGGAGAGGCAAGCACTCCTCAGCTTCAAAAAAAGTCTTATAGATGACTTTGGCATGCTCTCCACTTGGACCAATAATACAGATTGTTGCAAATGGAAACGCATTCAATGCAATAGTCATACTGCTCATGTGCAACTACTAGATCTTCATGGAAACCACAGTTATACACCGTTTTTGAGAGGTGCAATCAATATCACTTCATTGATCCACTTGCAATATATTGAACATCTAGATCTCAgcaataatttgttttttgggATTGGCATCCCAGACTTCATGGGCTTGGCCAACTTAAGATACCTCGGCCTCTCCAATTCTGACTTTGCGGGGAGGATTCCTTCCAAAATTGGTAATCTTTCACAACTACGCTATCTAAATCTTAGGGACAATTATCTTTGGGGACAAATTCCTATTCAAATTGGGAATCTCAAACTATTACAGTATCTCGATCTTGGAGGATTTTTTCTTTCTGGAAAAATCCCATCTCAAATTGGGAATCTCAGCAAGCTACTATATCTCAGTCTTGGATGTAATTATGGAAGGAATATGGGACACAATGTTTCAAATTCTCTTTCCGGAGCAATCCCTTTTCACATTGGGAATCTTCCATTTTTGCGTACTCTTCGGCTGGGTGgcaattttgatataaaagctAAGGATGCACAGTGGTTGTCTTCTCTCCATTCCTTAACCGTTCTTGAACTCACTTCATTACATAATCTTGGCTCATCTCGTCAGTGGTTACAAACTATCAGTAAGATCCTTCAAAACTTAACAGAGCTAAGGCTAGTTGAGTGTAATCTTTTAGACAACGATATTCAATCTTTGTTTCAGTCTCATTCTTCCAACAACTCACTTTCTCTTACTCTCCTGGACTTCTCTTCTAATATGTTGACATCATCATCACTTCAACTCTTGTTTAACTTTAGCCTTAATCTTCAAGAGCTTTATCTTCCTCATAATTATATTTCTCTATCACCTCTGTGTCTAAATTTTCCATCTCTTACCATCCTTGACCTCTCTTATGGTGATCTAGCGTCATCAACCGTTCTAGGTAATTTTAATATCAGCTCCAAACTGCAAGAGCTTCATCTACAAAGCAACGGTCTTATAGATAGCAGTTTCCTTATTTCATCTACTTCCATAAGGAATTCTTTGTCCTCTCTTCTCCACATTGATCTCTCCAATAACTTGTTAAGATCATACCCTATATTTCACTGGCTTTCTAATTTCACTACCAATCTTCGTACCCTTCatcttgattttaatttcttggaAGGTTCCCTTCCAGATGAATTTGGGAAATCGATGAACTCTCTCGAAtatctttttctctctaatAACAAACTACAAGGAAATGTTCCATCTTTCTTTGGGAACATGTGCCAGTTACAGGTATTAGACCTCTCATATAACAAGTTGAATGGTGAATTTCCGAACTTCATTCAAAATTCTTCATGGTGTAGTAGACCCATATTTAGGGATTTGGAATTATCTTATAACCAAATAACTGGCAAGATACCCGAGCGCATCACACTACTATCTGAGTTGGAGACGTTATTGTTAGATGGGAATTCTTTAGAAGGTGATGTCACTGAATCTCATCTTTCtaatttttccaaattatatttgttatcaCTGTCATACAATTCGTTGTCTCTAAAATTTGACTCTAGTTGGATTCCCCCTTTTCGATTAACTTACTTGGCTCTAGCTTCCTGCAAGCTAGGTAAGGCTTTTCCAAACTGGCTCCAAACTCAAAGTTCCTTAATCTATCTGGATATATCTGATAGTGGCATAAGTGATTCCGTGCCAGAATGGTTTTGGAATAAGTTGCAGACTATATACGTGTTGAATATGGCTCAAAATAATATCATTGGTTCAATTCCTGATATGCAATTGAAGCTTCCTTCCAGAccatcaataaatttaaattcaaataaatttgagGGAAAAGTTCCATTATTTTTTCTACAAGCTTCCGAGCTGTTACtctcttcaaataatttttcagatttattttcattcttatgtGGAAACGTCACCGCTGCAAACCTTGCCACTTTAGATTTATCAGATAATCAAATAAAGGGGCAACTTCCAGATTGTTGGAAATCTGTAGATCGATTATTATTTCTTGATTTAAGCAACAACGAATTGACAGGAAAGGTTCCCATATCCATGGGCAACCTTGTTACATTGGAAGCTTTGGTTTTACGAAACAATAGTTTAATGGGTGAATTGCCTTCCTCTTTGAAGAATTGCAACAAATTAATTATGCTGGATGTGAGTGAGAATATGTTGTCTGGTCCAATACCATCATGGGTTGGAGAAAGCATGCAACAACTGATAATATTGATCATGCGAGGGAATCACTTCTCTGGAAATCTTACCCTTCCTCTATGTTATTTGAAACGTATTCAGTTGTTTGATCTTTCAATAAATAACTTATCAGGTGGAATTCCAACTTGCTTAAATAATTTTACGGCTTTGTCTGCAAGCAACATCAACAAAACTGAAACTGAGAATCGTGTGCATTGGTACAATAATACTTACTATGAAATTTATAGCATTTCCGGTTATAGTTATTATACGCTTCATATAACATGGATGTGGAAAGGAGCGGGACGCAACTTCGCAAATCCAGAATTGACTCTTTGTAGCATTGATCTCTCATGTAATAATTTAACAGGTAAAATGCCAAGAGAGATTACATATATGCTGGGATTAGTTTCTTTGAATTTATCAAGAAACAATTTGAGTGGAGAAATTCTTTCCGATATTGGAAATTTAAGTTTACTTGAATCTCTTGACTTGTCAAGAAATCAATTCTGTGGGAGaattccttcttctctttctcaaaTGAATTTTCTCCAAAACTTGGACTTGTCACACAACTCTCTTTCTGGAAGAATCCCATTGGGAAGACACATGGATACATTTGATGCCTCTTGTTTTGAAGGAAATATTGATCTTTGTGGTGAACAACTTAACATGAGTTGTGCTGGATATCAGACATCTGTAAAGTCTCAAGAGGCAACAGTCCATGGAGAAGATTTTGTTTTCTATGAGGCATTATACATGAGCTCAGGAATAGGATATTTCACAGGCTTTTGGGGCTTATTAGGACCATTGCTACTTTCGCAACCATGGAGAATTGCTTACTTGAGATTTTTGAACAGACTCATAGACTATCTATTTCTAATGGTTGAAGTGAACATAGCAAAGTTCCAAAACTGA